In Nymphaea colorata isolate Beijing-Zhang1983 chromosome 3, ASM883128v2, whole genome shotgun sequence, a genomic segment contains:
- the LOC116249632 gene encoding protein trichome birefringence-like 19 isoform X1 gives MLPHYKPQSKCSRLSQSLNSVHSLFISCNMKHHQHQLGWELQNGKNNWLKDIPRKVLSAILILLLLAVIPLFFSARVPLVLWGGLRDDSVSLHCDIFKGEWVPDPKAPYYTNTSCWAIHDHQNCMKYGRPDSAYLKWKWKPDDCRLPAFDPARFFDLMRGKSLAFVGDSVGRNHMQSLICMLSRVEYPEDASKGGDEKYRRWYYTSYDFTIQAMWSEFLVKGKQTDQHGPTNTGLFSLYLDEPDEQWVSKLQGFDYVIVSVGHWFLRPLLYYERGELVGCQFCPGANMTDLGKEYGYRRAFRTAFRAINGLQNFKGITYLRTFAPSHFENGQWNKGGHCLRGKPFKSNETSLGGIDMEFYRAQLEEFREAEKEGKKRGLKFRLLDITRAMLMRPDGHPGIYGHRREENVTLYNDCVHWCLPGPIDAWSDFFLQMLKMEKSYSSS, from the exons ATGCTTCCTCATTATaagccacaatccaaatgcAGCAGACTGAGTCAATCTTTGAATAGTGTGCACTCGCTCTTCATTTCGTGCAACATGAAGCATCATCAGCATCAGCTTGGCTGGGAACTTCAGAATGGGAAGAACAACTGGCTCAAAGACATACCAAGAAAAGTCCTTTCAGCGATACTGATCCTGCTCCTTCTGGCGGTCATCCCCCTGTTCTTCTCTGCTCGTGTTCCTCTTGTTCTTTGGGGCGGTCTGAGAGACGACTCGGTCAGTTTGCACTGCGACATCTTCAAAGGGGAATGGGTTCCTGACCCCAAGGCACCTTACTACACAAACACCAGCTGCTGGGCTATCCATGATCACCAGAACTGCATGAAGTATGGGCGCCCTGATTCTGCGTACCTcaagtggaagtggaagccGGACGATTGCCGACTCCCGGCGTTCGACCCCGCCCGGTTCTTCGATTTAATGCGGGGGAAGTCACTGGCCTTTGTTGGGGACTCTGTTGGGAGGAACCATATGCAGTCCTTGATCTGCATGCTGTCAAGG GTGGAGTACCCAGAGGATGCATCCAAAGGTGGGGATGAAAAATACAGGAGATGGTACTACACCAGCTACGACTTCACCATCCAAGCAATGTGGTCGGAGTTCCTTGTCAAGGGCAAACAGACAGACCAACATGGTCCAACAAACACCGGCCTCTTTTCCCTCTACCTGGACGAGCCCGACGAGCAATGGGTCAGCAAACTACAAGGGTTCGACTACGTGATCGTCTCGGTTGGCCACTGGTTCCTGAGACCCCTGCTCTACTACGAGCGCGGCGAGCTCGTCGGCTGCCAGTTCTGTCCGGGCGCGAACATGACGGACCTGGGCAAGGAGTATGGGTACAGGAGAGCATTCAGAACAGCATTCAGAGCCATCAATGGGCTGCAAAACTTCAAGGGCATTACATACTTGAGGACATTTGCTCCTTCCCATTTTGAAAATGGGCAGTGGAATAAAGGGGGGCATTGCCTAAGAGGAAAGCCTTTCAAGAGCAATGAGACCTCGCTGGGAGGCATTGACATGGAATTTTACAGGGCGCAGTTGGAAGAGTTCAGGGAAGCAGagaaggaagggaagaagaggGGCCTGAAATTCAGGTTGCTTGACATCACTAGGGCGATGTTGATGAGGCCGGACGGGCACCCGGGGATATATGGGCACAGGCGAGAGGAAAATGTGACGCTTTATAATGACTGCGTCCACTGGTGCCTCCCTGGTCCTATTGATGCTTGGAGTGACTTCTTCTTGCAGATGTTGAAGATGGAGAAATCGTATTCTTCATCATAG
- the LOC116249632 gene encoding protein trichome birefringence-like 19 isoform X2, giving the protein MKHHQHQLGWELQNGKNNWLKDIPRKVLSAILILLLLAVIPLFFSARVPLVLWGGLRDDSVSLHCDIFKGEWVPDPKAPYYTNTSCWAIHDHQNCMKYGRPDSAYLKWKWKPDDCRLPAFDPARFFDLMRGKSLAFVGDSVGRNHMQSLICMLSRVEYPEDASKGGDEKYRRWYYTSYDFTIQAMWSEFLVKGKQTDQHGPTNTGLFSLYLDEPDEQWVSKLQGFDYVIVSVGHWFLRPLLYYERGELVGCQFCPGANMTDLGKEYGYRRAFRTAFRAINGLQNFKGITYLRTFAPSHFENGQWNKGGHCLRGKPFKSNETSLGGIDMEFYRAQLEEFREAEKEGKKRGLKFRLLDITRAMLMRPDGHPGIYGHRREENVTLYNDCVHWCLPGPIDAWSDFFLQMLKMEKSYSSS; this is encoded by the exons ATGAAGCATCATCAGCATCAGCTTGGCTGGGAACTTCAGAATGGGAAGAACAACTGGCTCAAAGACATACCAAGAAAAGTCCTTTCAGCGATACTGATCCTGCTCCTTCTGGCGGTCATCCCCCTGTTCTTCTCTGCTCGTGTTCCTCTTGTTCTTTGGGGCGGTCTGAGAGACGACTCGGTCAGTTTGCACTGCGACATCTTCAAAGGGGAATGGGTTCCTGACCCCAAGGCACCTTACTACACAAACACCAGCTGCTGGGCTATCCATGATCACCAGAACTGCATGAAGTATGGGCGCCCTGATTCTGCGTACCTcaagtggaagtggaagccGGACGATTGCCGACTCCCGGCGTTCGACCCCGCCCGGTTCTTCGATTTAATGCGGGGGAAGTCACTGGCCTTTGTTGGGGACTCTGTTGGGAGGAACCATATGCAGTCCTTGATCTGCATGCTGTCAAGG GTGGAGTACCCAGAGGATGCATCCAAAGGTGGGGATGAAAAATACAGGAGATGGTACTACACCAGCTACGACTTCACCATCCAAGCAATGTGGTCGGAGTTCCTTGTCAAGGGCAAACAGACAGACCAACATGGTCCAACAAACACCGGCCTCTTTTCCCTCTACCTGGACGAGCCCGACGAGCAATGGGTCAGCAAACTACAAGGGTTCGACTACGTGATCGTCTCGGTTGGCCACTGGTTCCTGAGACCCCTGCTCTACTACGAGCGCGGCGAGCTCGTCGGCTGCCAGTTCTGTCCGGGCGCGAACATGACGGACCTGGGCAAGGAGTATGGGTACAGGAGAGCATTCAGAACAGCATTCAGAGCCATCAATGGGCTGCAAAACTTCAAGGGCATTACATACTTGAGGACATTTGCTCCTTCCCATTTTGAAAATGGGCAGTGGAATAAAGGGGGGCATTGCCTAAGAGGAAAGCCTTTCAAGAGCAATGAGACCTCGCTGGGAGGCATTGACATGGAATTTTACAGGGCGCAGTTGGAAGAGTTCAGGGAAGCAGagaaggaagggaagaagaggGGCCTGAAATTCAGGTTGCTTGACATCACTAGGGCGATGTTGATGAGGCCGGACGGGCACCCGGGGATATATGGGCACAGGCGAGAGGAAAATGTGACGCTTTATAATGACTGCGTCCACTGGTGCCTCCCTGGTCCTATTGATGCTTGGAGTGACTTCTTCTTGCAGATGTTGAAGATGGAGAAATCGTATTCTTCATCATAG
- the LOC116250368 gene encoding protein trichome birefringence-like 21, with protein MDGVSKGTDEKYKRWHYTTYNFTIHALWSEFLVNGKKTWPRKHRQEDYNWCLPGPIGTWNDFRVQMLKMENPSS; from the exons ATGGATGGAGTGTCCAAAGGCACAGATGAGAAGTACAAGAGATGGCACTACACCACCTACAACTTCACCATCCACGCATTGTGGTCAGAGTTCCTTGTCAATGGCAAAAAGACATGGCCCAGGAAACACAG GCAAGAAGACTATAATTGGTGTCTGCCAGGTCCCATTGGTACTTGGAATGACTTCCGGGTGCAAATGTTGAAGATGGAGAATCCTTCATCATAG
- the LOC116251068 gene encoding LOW QUALITY PROTEIN: probable acyl-activating enzyme 17, peroxisomal (The sequence of the model RefSeq protein was modified relative to this genomic sequence to represent the inferred CDS: inserted 1 base in 1 codon) — translation MGIQSLEEISVSAIEDLGIPSSDAVVLHEKLGKILRECGDSRVLAWKQISRKLLEPSLPFSFHQMMYYRCYRGWDASKMGPPPAWVPDEDDALLTNIGCFLERHGEELLGSKYKDPISSFTDFQEFSVMNPEVYWKMVFDELNISFSVPPTCILGNCESDEGRLSYPGGQWLPGAMMNAAENCLTSNGKRNLHDTAIIWRDEGSDSLHLSRMTFKELHAEVCVVANALDLLCLEKGSAIAIDMPMNIKAVIIYLAIVLAGYVVVSIADSFAPPQISTRLRISNARIVFTQDVIIRGEKILPLYSRVIEASAPRTIVISAKGPTVATDLRDCDMSWDTFIGKVEKQKANDYISMQQPIEAFTNILFSSGTTGEPKAIPWTHATPLKAAADGWAHLDIRTGDVVAWPTNLGWMMGPWLVYASLINGATMALYNGSPLAYGFAKFVQDAKVTMLGVVPSIVRAWKNSNSITGLDWSSVRCFSSTGEASNVDEYLWLMGRALYKPVIEYCGGTEIGGGFVSGSLVQPQSLAAFSTPAMGCKLYILGDDGNPLPQSVPAVGELALDPTMFGASTTLLNADHYKVYFEGMPVYNGKVLRRHGDEFERTVGGXYRAHGRADDTMNLGGIKVSSIEIERICNGVDDAVLETAAIGVPPLGGGPEQLVIAVVFKDTNFSSEADLSSLKKAFNSSLQRKLNPLFRVSHVVVMPSLPRTASNKIMRRVLRQQLSQTEQSPKM, via the exons atgggcATCCAATCACTGGAAGAAATCAGCGTTTCGGCGATCGAGGATCTCGGGATACCGTCGTCCGATGCTGTGGTTCTTCACGAGAAGCTTGGAAAGATCCTTCGAGAGTGTGGGGATTCGAGGGTGCTGGCATGGAAGCAGATATCCAGGAAGCTGCTCGAACCGAGCCTCCCTTTCTCCTTCCACCAGATGATGTATTACAGGTGTTATAGAGGTTGGGACGCTTCCAAGATGGGACCTCCTCCTGCTTGGGTTCCCGACGA AGATGATGCGCTTTTGACGAACATCGGATGCTTCCTGGAGAGGCATGGAGAAGAGCTGCTTGGGTCAAAGTACAAAGATCCCATCTCAAGCTTCACTGATTTTCAGGAGTTTTCTGTTATGAATCCTGAG GTTTATTGGAAGATGGTCTTCGATGAGttaaatatttcattttctgttccACCTACCTGCATACTAGGAAATTGTGAATCTGATGAGGGCAGATTGTCTTATCCTGGCGGTCAATGGCTTCCGGGAGCCATGATGAATGCTgctgaaaattgtttaacttcaAATGGTAAAAGGAATCTGCATGATACCGCAATTATTTGGCGCGATGAAGGTTCTGATAGCTTACATTTAAGTCGCATGACTTTCAAAGAGCTGCACGCAGAAGTTTG CGTGGTTGCAAATGCACTTGATTTGTTATGCTTGGAGAAGGGGTCAGCCATTGCTATTGATATGCCAATGAATATCAAAGCAGTTATTATCTATCTTGCCATTGTCCTAGCAGGTTATGTTGTTGTATCTATAGCTGACAGTTTTGCTCCTCCCCAAATATCAACTAGACTGAGAATATCAAATGCAAGAATTGTGTTCACTCAG GATGTTATCATTCGGGGTGAAAAAATTCTACCATTGTACAG TAGGGTTATTGAAGCCAGCGCACCCCGAACAATAGTTATATCTGCTAAAGGACCAACTGTTGCAACAGATCTGCGGGACTGTGACATGTCTTGGGATACATTTATTGGAAaagttgaaaaacaaaa AGCTAACGATTACATTTCCATGCAACAACCTATAGAAGCTTTCACAAACATCCTGTTCTCATCTGGAACAACAG GGGAACCAAAGGCAATACCATGGACGCATGCAACCCCACTTAAGGCAGCAGCAGATGGTTGGGCTCACCTGGATATCCGAACGGGTGATGTTGTTGCTTGGCCTACCAATCTTGGATGGATGATGGGTCCatggcttgtttatgcatcTCTTATTAATGGGGCAACAATGGCTCTGTACAATGGATCTCCTCTGGCCTACGGATTTGCCAAATTTGTGCAG GATGCAAAGGTTACAATGCTTGGTGTTGTTCCAAGCATAGTTCGGGCAtggaaaaattcaaattctataacTGGCCTTGATTGGTCTTCTGTTAg GTGCTTCAGCTCCACTGGGGAGGCATCTAATGTCGATGAGTACCTTTGGCTGATGGGAAGAGCTCTCTACAAACCAGTTATAGAGTACTGTGGTGGCACCGAAATAGGTGGTGGTTTTGTTTCAGGTTCTCTGGTGCAACCTCAGTCATTGGCTGCATTTAGTACACCAGCTATGGGTTGCAAGTTGTACATCCTTGGAGATGACGGGAATCCCCTC CCACAATCTGTACCAGCTGTTGGCGAGCTGGCACTTGATCCGACAATGTTTGGCGCTTCAACTACATTGCTTAATGCTGATCATTACAAAGTTTATTTCGAAGGAATGCCTGTTTACAATGgaaag GTTTTGAGAAGACATGGAGATGAATTTGAACGCACTGTTGGGG TTTATCGTGCACATGGTCGGGCTGATGATACCATGAACCTTGGTGGGATAAAG GTAAGTTCCATTGAAATTGAACGCATCTGCAACGGAGTTGATGATGCTGTGCTGGAGACAGCAGCAATTGGGGTACCTCCTTTAGGGGGCGGTCCAGAACAGCTGGTCATCGCAGTGGTCTTCAAAGATACAAATTTTTCTTCAGAGGCAGACTTAAGTTCCTTGAAGAAGGCATTCAATTCATCCTTGCAACGAAAACTCAATCCGTTATTCAGG GTTTCCCATGTTGTGGTCATGCCTTCTCTTCCTCGGACAGCTTCAAACAAGATAATGAGAAGGGTTCTGAGGCAACAACTCTCACAAACGGAGCAAAGTCCAAAAATGTGA